In Ectothiorhodospiraceae bacterium 2226, a single window of DNA contains:
- a CDS encoding DUF302 domain-containing protein, protein MKKLVTCLSFTVLLLGFAQHSVAESDELFIVHEVAGSPAELAARIQQYATAQEDWIFLAEFPLKGGELTAVKICYLPIGEDIFAAGLHVGAMMPCGHIAVYEEDGTTRMSMLHPRFMTVLHPDPNLARAVERAEPAFEAMLDELGIQ, encoded by the coding sequence ATGAAGAAACTCGTCACCTGCCTATCGTTCACGGTCCTGCTCCTGGGCTTCGCGCAGCACAGCGTCGCCGAGTCGGACGAGTTGTTCATCGTGCACGAAGTCGCCGGCTCGCCGGCCGAGCTCGCGGCCCGCATCCAGCAGTACGCCACCGCACAAGAAGACTGGATCTTCCTCGCCGAGTTTCCGCTGAAGGGCGGCGAACTGACCGCGGTGAAAATCTGCTACCTGCCCATCGGCGAGGACATTTTCGCCGCCGGACTGCACGTCGGTGCGATGATGCCCTGTGGGCACATCGCGGTGTACGAAGAGGACGGCACGACCCGCATGTCCATGCTGCATCCCCGCTTCATGACCGTGCTGCACCCCGACCCCAACCTCGCACGCGCGGTCGAGCGCGCCGAGCCGGCCTTCGAGGCGATGCTCGACGAACTGGGCATTCAATGA
- a CDS encoding methyltransferase domain-containing protein, with the protein MATTAATAGAAVDRQALEHKVKDMYRRVAEEPEGDFHFEMGRGLAERLGYPPEDLDRIPTPAVASFAGVGYHMDLADIRAGDVVLDLGSGSGMDTFIAALKVGADGRVLGLDMTEAQRAKARHLAEEAGIDMVSFHEGYIEAPPFEDASVDVVISNGVINLSADKAQVFAEAARVLKPGGRLAISDIVTEQPLPEGVTCDATLWAACIGGAMQEDAYQTAIAAGGLRIQQVRQNPQYRFLTEAAQGASATYGVKSISLLALKE; encoded by the coding sequence ATGGCAACCACCGCAGCAACCGCCGGCGCGGCGGTCGATCGACAGGCCCTTGAGCATAAGGTCAAGGATATGTACCGCCGCGTGGCGGAAGAACCCGAGGGCGATTTCCACTTCGAAATGGGACGCGGGCTCGCCGAGCGCCTGGGCTATCCGCCCGAGGACCTGGACCGCATTCCCACACCGGCCGTGGCCTCGTTCGCGGGGGTCGGCTATCACATGGACCTCGCGGACATACGCGCGGGCGATGTGGTGCTGGACCTCGGCAGCGGCTCCGGCATGGACACCTTCATCGCGGCACTGAAAGTCGGCGCCGACGGTCGGGTGCTGGGGCTCGACATGACCGAGGCACAGCGCGCCAAGGCCCGGCACCTCGCCGAGGAGGCCGGCATCGACATGGTCTCCTTCCACGAGGGCTACATCGAGGCGCCGCCGTTCGAGGATGCGAGCGTGGACGTGGTGATCAGCAACGGCGTGATCAACCTGTCCGCCGACAAGGCACAGGTGTTCGCCGAAGCGGCCCGGGTGTTGAAGCCCGGCGGGCGCTTGGCGATTTCCGACATCGTGACCGAACAGCCGCTGCCGGAAGGGGTGACCTGCGACGCCACCCTGTGGGCGGCGTGCATCGGCGGCGCCATGCAGGAGGACGCCTATCAGACGGCCATTGCCGCGGGCGGGTTGCGCATCCAACAGGTGCGCCAGAACCCGCAGTACCGCTTCCTGACCGAAGCGGCGCAGGGCGCCAGCGCCACCTATGGCGTGAAGAGCATCTCGCTGCTGGCGCTCAAGGAGTGA
- a CDS encoding BamA/TamA family outer membrane protein, with the protein MLVPVSRRRRHARAAAIAAVATLAGVQPLSAAARDTEWIFVPFPIYAPETCWALTVSAIGSTRFGAAPASSLVASAAWSEREQRSLSLDPRIYLEEGWLLQGRLAAADWPTDYFGLGADTRQADEETYESRNLEADLNLQRRTGARFWIGPRLAARHYRLQEVVRGGLLDRTRPPGFDGGLVAGAGLVTSYDSRDDVFAPEQGLYLNLGITAYGSAFGSDYRFREWVLDTRQFVPLRPGWVLALHQHARLTRGDVPFQELSLLANTAPPARLRGYLTGRFRDRDGLTLQSELRFPIWRRISAVAFLATGDVAPRLTELSPSDFKWTGGAGLRYRVSATERINLRLDVAVSEEDTAVYFALTEAF; encoded by the coding sequence ATGCTAGTGCCGGTGTCCCGCCGGCGCCGCCACGCCCGTGCCGCGGCAATCGCCGCCGTGGCGACGCTCGCCGGGGTCCAGCCGCTGTCCGCCGCCGCGCGCGACACCGAATGGATCTTTGTGCCGTTCCCCATCTATGCGCCCGAGACGTGCTGGGCCCTCACCGTGTCCGCCATCGGCAGCACGCGCTTCGGCGCGGCGCCCGCCTCGAGCCTGGTCGCCAGCGCGGCCTGGTCGGAACGCGAACAGCGAAGCCTGAGCCTGGATCCGCGCATTTACCTCGAAGAGGGCTGGCTGCTGCAGGGGCGCCTCGCCGCGGCGGACTGGCCCACCGACTACTTCGGGTTGGGCGCCGACACGCGCCAGGCGGACGAGGAGACCTACGAGTCCCGCAATCTGGAAGCGGACCTCAATCTGCAGCGGCGCACCGGCGCGCGTTTCTGGATCGGGCCGCGGCTCGCGGCACGGCATTACCGCTTGCAGGAGGTCGTCCGCGGCGGCCTGCTCGATCGCACGCGCCCGCCCGGCTTCGACGGCGGTCTCGTCGCCGGTGCGGGGCTGGTGACGAGCTACGACAGCCGCGACGACGTGTTCGCACCCGAACAGGGTCTGTATCTGAACCTGGGTATCACCGCGTACGGATCGGCGTTCGGTAGCGACTACCGCTTCCGCGAGTGGGTGCTCGACACGCGCCAGTTCGTGCCGCTGCGCCCCGGCTGGGTGCTCGCCCTGCATCAGCACGCGCGTCTGACGCGCGGGGACGTGCCGTTCCAGGAGCTCTCGCTGCTCGCCAACACCGCGCCTCCGGCCCGCTTGCGCGGCTACCTGACGGGGCGCTTCCGCGACCGCGACGGCTTAACGCTCCAAAGCGAGCTGCGCTTTCCGATCTGGCGTCGCATCAGCGCGGTGGCATTCCTGGCCACCGGGGATGTCGCGCCGCGGCTGACCGAGCTGTCACCCTCGGACTTCAAATGGACCGGCGGTGCCGGACTTCGCTACCGCGTGAGCGCTACCGAGCGCATCAATCTGCGCCTCGACGTCGCGGTGAGCGAAGAGGATACCGCCGTCTACTTCGCGCTCACCGAAGCGTTCTGA
- the arsB gene encoding ACR3 family arsenite efflux transporter: protein MSESMSGEALVSTREAMGPFARNLSVWVALCIVAGVALGQLLPIVPETLARMEYASVSIPVALLIWAMIFPMMVQIDFAAILGVRREPKGLGITTSVNWLIKPFTMFAIAWFFLLVVFEPFIPPDIGREYLAGAILLGAAPCTAMVFVWSYLTRGDAAYTLVQVAVNDIIMLFAFAPIVMLLLGISDILVPWETIALSVLLYLVIPFAAGYLTRTALIRRNGIAWFDNVFMKRLGPVTPTGLLITLLLLFAFQGERILANPFHIGLIAVPLIIQTFLIFFIAYYWARAWRVRHAVAAPGAMIGASNFFELAVATAIAMFGLQSGAALATVVGVLVEVPLMLALVRIANRTRHWFPAREAPHRR from the coding sequence ATGAGCGAGTCGATGTCCGGCGAGGCCCTGGTCTCCACCCGCGAGGCGATGGGTCCTTTCGCGCGCAATCTGAGCGTGTGGGTGGCGCTGTGCATCGTCGCGGGCGTCGCGCTGGGGCAGCTTCTGCCCATCGTGCCGGAGACCCTCGCGCGCATGGAGTACGCCTCGGTGTCCATCCCGGTGGCCCTCCTGATCTGGGCCATGATCTTCCCGATGATGGTGCAGATCGACTTCGCGGCCATCCTCGGCGTGCGCCGCGAGCCCAAGGGGCTCGGCATCACCACCAGCGTGAACTGGCTCATCAAGCCCTTCACCATGTTCGCCATCGCGTGGTTCTTCCTGCTGGTCGTGTTCGAACCGTTCATCCCACCCGACATCGGGCGCGAGTACCTGGCCGGCGCGATCCTGCTGGGGGCGGCGCCCTGCACCGCGATGGTGTTCGTATGGAGCTATCTCACGCGCGGGGATGCGGCCTACACCCTGGTCCAGGTGGCGGTGAACGACATCATCATGCTGTTCGCCTTCGCGCCCATCGTGATGCTGTTGCTCGGGATCTCCGACATCCTCGTCCCGTGGGAGACCATCGCGCTGTCCGTGCTGCTCTACCTCGTCATCCCGTTCGCGGCGGGGTACCTCACCCGCACCGCGCTGATCAGGCGCAACGGAATCGCGTGGTTCGACAACGTGTTCATGAAGCGTCTGGGGCCGGTCACGCCCACGGGACTGCTGATCACCCTGCTATTGCTGTTTGCCTTCCAAGGCGAGCGCATCCTCGCCAACCCCTTCCACATCGGCCTCATCGCGGTGCCGCTGATCATCCAGACCTTTCTCATCTTCTTCATCGCCTATTACTGGGCGCGCGCCTGGCGGGTGCGCCATGCGGTGGCCGCCCCCGGGGCGATGATCGGCGCGAGCAACTTTTTCGAGCTGGCCGTGGCCACCGCCATTGCGATGTTCGGCCTGCAATCGGGCGCCGCGCTCGCCACCGTGGTGGGGGTGCTGGTGGAGGTGCCCTTGATGCTCGCGCTGGTGCGCATCGCCAATCGCACCCGGCACTGGTTTCCCGCACGTGAGGCGCCGCATCGCCGATGA
- a CDS encoding universal stress protein, whose protein sequence is MLEHILVAADFSPAWPRLQAQVHRLRVLGCRAVTLVHVMPTGYARAPGVGHRAHYEAQLQQATATLRPLGLTVDTEVRVGAVAQELLSAARAHGCGVIMVGTRGHSTLRDLLLGSTVLDLARLTDRPLLLAPTDADAHLPPEPVCRPLLATDASLAAAAAEAAFLHLAPQCSRGMVVSVGRWDEREEKGERLRVEQHLAALGRRAGAPGFDIRLPGQGRPAAEIARAAEESGADIVIVGKRGANPMKELLLGSTAEEVCRTARRLVLLVPGGA, encoded by the coding sequence ATGCTCGAGCATATTCTGGTGGCGGCCGATTTCTCCCCTGCCTGGCCACGACTTCAGGCCCAGGTGCATCGGCTGCGGGTACTCGGATGCCGCGCGGTGACCCTCGTCCACGTGATGCCCACCGGCTACGCCCGTGCGCCGGGTGTGGGCCATCGCGCGCATTACGAAGCACAACTCCAGCAGGCGACCGCGACACTGCGCCCGCTCGGGTTGACGGTGGACACCGAGGTACGCGTCGGCGCCGTCGCCCAGGAGCTCCTCAGCGCGGCGCGCGCGCACGGCTGCGGCGTCATCATGGTCGGCACGCGCGGCCACAGCACCCTGCGCGATCTGTTGCTCGGCAGCACCGTGCTGGATCTCGCCCGCCTCACCGACCGCCCGCTGCTGCTGGCACCGACCGACGCCGACGCGCACCTGCCGCCCGAACCGGTGTGCCGGCCGCTGCTCGCCACCGACGCCTCCCTCGCTGCCGCGGCCGCCGAAGCGGCGTTTCTGCACCTTGCGCCGCAGTGCAGCAGGGGCATGGTGGTGTCCGTCGGCCGCTGGGACGAGCGCGAGGAAAAGGGCGAACGCTTGCGGGTCGAGCAGCACTTGGCTGCCTTGGGGCGGCGGGCGGGAGCGCCGGGATTCGACATCCGACTCCCCGGGCAAGGCAGGCCGGCCGCGGAGATCGCCCGCGCCGCCGAGGAGAGCGGCGCCGACATCGTCATCGTAGGCAAACGCGGCGCCAATCCCATGAAGGAACTGCTGCTCGGCAGCACGGCCGAAGAAGTGTGCCGCACCGCGCGCCGGCTGGTGCTATTGGTGCCGGGCGGGGCTTGA
- a CDS encoding TIGR00341 family protein, which yields MKIIEVVADAGHVDTLLGIAQQHEAVDAWAGPAGEDGRVAVRMLVAPDARQNVIDALQSILGAADARIVILPVEATLPAPKAGEKPAPAGTTREELYSDIERGARLDLNFLLLVFLSTIVASVGLLEDSVAIVVGAMVIAPLLGPNLGLALGTSLGDTQLVVRSLRTNFAGLGLAVGLSVLIGLFWELDYTSAELMARTVVGLDSIILALASGAAAVLSLTTGLSTALVGVMVAVALMPPAATLGMMLGAGRWDFALSAGLLLAVNIVCVNLAAKVVFLFKGVRPRTWLAQRKARQSMLIYGAFWLISLLVLLGAIVLRHRFGVNTGAW from the coding sequence GTGAAGATCATCGAGGTGGTGGCGGACGCGGGACATGTCGACACGCTGCTCGGCATCGCGCAGCAGCACGAGGCGGTGGATGCGTGGGCGGGGCCCGCGGGAGAGGACGGTCGTGTGGCGGTGCGCATGCTGGTGGCCCCCGACGCGCGTCAGAACGTGATCGATGCCCTGCAGAGCATCCTGGGCGCGGCCGATGCGCGCATCGTGATCCTGCCGGTGGAGGCGACGCTGCCGGCCCCCAAGGCGGGCGAGAAGCCGGCGCCGGCGGGCACCACGCGCGAAGAGCTCTATAGCGACATCGAGCGCGGCGCGCGGCTGGACCTCAACTTTCTGCTGTTGGTGTTCCTCTCCACCATCGTGGCCAGCGTCGGACTGCTGGAGGACAGCGTGGCGATTGTGGTGGGCGCCATGGTGATCGCGCCGCTCCTCGGGCCGAACCTCGGCCTCGCCCTCGGTACCTCGCTGGGTGATACGCAACTGGTGGTGCGCTCCTTGCGGACCAACTTCGCGGGCCTCGGGCTCGCGGTGGGCTTGTCGGTGCTGATCGGCCTGTTCTGGGAACTCGATTACACCTCCGCCGAGTTGATGGCGCGCACCGTGGTGGGCCTGGACAGCATCATCCTCGCCCTGGCCTCGGGGGCCGCCGCGGTGTTGTCGCTCACCACCGGCCTGTCCACCGCGCTGGTGGGCGTGATGGTCGCCGTGGCACTGATGCCGCCGGCCGCGACCTTGGGCATGATGCTGGGCGCGGGGCGCTGGGACTTCGCGCTGAGCGCGGGGCTGCTGCTGGCGGTCAACATCGTGTGCGTGAACCTGGCCGCGAAGGTGGTGTTCCTGTTCAAGGGCGTGCGCCCGCGCACTTGGCTCGCGCAGCGCAAGGCGCGCCAATCGATGCTGATCTACGGCGCGTTCTGGCTCATCAGCCTGCTGGTGCTGCTTGGGGCCATCGTGCTGCGCCATCGCTTCGGCGTGAACACGGGGGCCTGGTGA
- a CDS encoding glutaredoxin — protein MRTLIRFFFRGVRLALAPVMVLYDLVKAPTPIERPAAEQQRVDEATRALKLYQFRTCPFCIKTRHAIRRLALNIELRDAQHDPVSREELLRGGGQVKVPCLRIAEADGAVRWMYESSEINAYLERRFGPESAHAAPSRNAAP, from the coding sequence ATGAGAACCCTGATTCGATTCTTCTTCCGGGGCGTACGCCTCGCGCTCGCGCCCGTGATGGTGCTGTACGACCTCGTCAAGGCGCCCACGCCCATCGAGCGGCCCGCGGCCGAGCAGCAGCGCGTGGACGAGGCGACGCGCGCCCTGAAGCTGTACCAGTTCCGCACCTGCCCTTTCTGCATCAAGACGCGCCACGCCATCCGGCGTCTGGCGCTGAACATCGAGCTGCGCGACGCACAGCACGACCCGGTCAGTCGCGAGGAGTTGCTGCGCGGCGGCGGTCAGGTGAAGGTGCCCTGCCTGCGCATCGCCGAGGCGGACGGCGCCGTGCGCTGGATGTACGAGTCGTCCGAAATCAATGCCTATCTCGAGCGCCGTTTCGGCCCCGAGTCCGCGCACGCAGCGCCATCCAGAAACGCGGCGCCATGA